A section of the Phaseolus vulgaris cultivar G19833 chromosome 8, P. vulgaris v2.0, whole genome shotgun sequence genome encodes:
- the LOC137826891 gene encoding probable carboxylesterase 17 has translation MASLSVKHNPQVNNISQQREIITEEIQGLIRVHRDGRVERPPIVPSVPCTSSSERGVTPKDVIINKETNLWARVYVPLSSHTKPLPLLVYFHGGGFCVGSAAWSCYHEFLTNLASKANCVILSVDYHLAPENRLPVAYDDGFKTLMWVKREALNISSAQKWWLNHCDMSSLFLAGDSAGANIAHNVATRMGLSSNTSTAPLSLKGVILIQPFFGGEERTNSEKHFLQPPNSALTLSVSDTYWRLALPLGATRDHTYCNPLAHGTVKLRDLRVSSIMVCVSEMDILRDRNLEFSKALAKAGKRVETVVFKGVGHAFQVLHDYQLSHSRTQEMMAHIRNFINQ, from the coding sequence ATGGCTAGCCTTTCAGTGAAGCATAACCCTCAAGTGAACAACATTAGCCAGCAACGTGAAATCATCACTGAAGAGATCCAAGGACTCATAAGAGTCCACAGAGACGGACGTGTAGAGAGGCCACCAATTGTGCCTAGTGTCCCCTGCACATCATCATCAGAACGTGGTGTCACACCCAAAGATGTTATCATCAACAAAGAGACCAACTTGTGGGCACGTGTTTATGTGCCACTAAGTTCTCACACAAAGCCTCTTCCTTTGCTTGTGTACTTCCACGGTGGTGGATTCTGTGTTGGTTCTGCTGCTTGGAGCTGCTACCATGAGTTCTTGACCAACCTTGCTTCCAAAGCAAACTGTGTAATTCTCTCTGTGGATTATCACTTAGCCCCAGAGAACCGTCTTCCCGTGGCATATGATGATGGTTTCAAAACTCTCATGTGGGTGAAAAGAGAAGCACTGAACATCTCCAGTGCGCAAAAATGGTGGCTGAATCACTGCGACATGTCTTCCCTTTTCCTAGCTGGTGACAGTGCAGGTGCCAACATAGCTCATAATGTGGCCACACGCATGGGATTATCATCAAACACCTCAACGGCACCATTATCTCTGAAGGGTGTGATACTGATTCAGCCTTTCTTTGGAGGAGAAGAAAGAACAAACTCCGAGAAGCATTTCCTTCAGCCACCCAATTCAGCACTCACTTTATCCGTTTCAGACACTTATTGGCGCTTGGCACTTCCTCTGGGAGCAACTCGTGATCACACATATTGCAACCCTCTTGCACATGGCACGGTGAAGTTGAGAGATTTGAGGGTTTCTTCGATTATGGTGTGCGTTTCAGAAATGGATATTCTGAGAGATAGGAACTTGGAGTTCTCAAAAGCTTTGGCTAAAGCAGGGAAAAGGGTTGAAACGGTTGTTTTCAAAGGCGTAGGCCATGCATTCCAAGTGCTGCATGATTACCAGCTTTCCCATTCCCGAACCCAAGAAATGATGGCACATATCAGGAACTTTATAAACCAGTAA